A genome region from Methanobacterium aggregans includes the following:
- a CDS encoding 50S ribosomal protein L13, translating to MIIDGEGLVLGRLASSVSQKLLAGESVTVLNAEKIIISGSKEWAYTRYKQRVDRASISNPRDMGPKYPRRPDDIFRRTVRGMIPYRKTTGREAFKGLRVYVGIPKEFEGEETYPVPEAQPKHITKSVELGKVSQLLGSKF from the coding sequence ATGATCATAGATGGAGAAGGACTCGTACTTGGAAGACTTGCAAGCTCAGTGAGCCAGAAGCTTCTTGCAGGTGAATCCGTAACAGTTTTAAACGCCGAAAAAATTATAATATCCGGTTCAAAGGAATGGGCATACACAAGATACAAACAGCGAGTAGACAGGGCCAGCATCTCAAACCCAAGGGATATGGGACCTAAATACCCAAGAAGGCCTGATGACATATTCAGAAGAACTGTCAGGGGAATGATCCCATACAGGAAAACAACTGGAAGAGAAGCTTTCAAGGGACTCAGAGTTTACGTTGGAATTCCAAAGGAATTTGAAGGAGAAGAAACATATCCTGTACCTGAAGCCCAGCCAAAACACATAACCAAAAGTGTTGAACTTGGAAAAGTTTCACAGTTACTCGGATCAAAATTTTAA
- the amrB gene encoding AmmeMemoRadiSam system protein B has translation MIRKPAVAGLFYEMDPKALRKQIEWCFKHQLGPGKLPDKIGNERNIKGAVVPHAGYPYSGPVVAHSYYSIAEDGFPETFVILCPNHTGMGSGVSAMTDGTWETPLGMIDIDNEFADKLVANTPIMDSDPSAHIQEHSAEVQLPFLQYLEKEYSTESFRFVPVCMWMQDIQTAMEIGSSIHETAKELGRDVLVVASSDMTHYQPQDIARRGDMQVLDAMEAMDENLLMTRVAELNITMCGYGPVTAAMTASKAMGAGECEVKAYATSGDTTGDHSSVVGYASAIFL, from the coding sequence ATGATAAGAAAACCTGCAGTTGCAGGACTCTTCTATGAAATGGATCCAAAGGCTCTGAGAAAACAGATCGAATGGTGCTTCAAACACCAGCTTGGACCAGGAAAACTTCCAGATAAAATAGGGAATGAACGAAATATTAAGGGTGCTGTGGTTCCACATGCAGGTTACCCCTACTCAGGACCTGTGGTTGCACACTCATACTACAGTATAGCAGAAGATGGATTTCCAGAAACCTTCGTGATACTCTGCCCCAACCACACAGGAATGGGATCAGGAGTATCAGCAATGACAGATGGAACATGGGAAACACCCCTTGGAATGATTGACATAGATAATGAATTTGCAGACAAACTCGTTGCCAACACACCAATCATGGATTCAGACCCATCAGCCCACATCCAGGAGCACAGTGCAGAGGTACAACTACCATTTCTACAGTACCTTGAAAAGGAATACTCCACAGAAAGTTTCAGATTCGTTCCAGTGTGCATGTGGATGCAGGACATCCAGACAGCCATGGAAATAGGAAGTTCCATCCATGAAACTGCAAAGGAATTAGGTAGGGATGTTCTCGTTGTGGCAAGCAGTGACATGACACATTACCAGCCCCAGGATATAGCCCGCAGGGGAGACATGCAGGTGCTGGATGCCATGGAAGCCATGGATGAAAACCTTTTAATGACACGCGTGGCTGAGCTGAACATAACCATGTGTGGATACGGGCCAGTTACAGCAGCTATGACGGCTTCAAAGGCAATGGGTGCCGGGGAATGTGAAGTAAAAGCTTATGCAACCAGTGGAGATACAACAGGAGACCACAGTTCAGTTGTGGGATACGCATCAGCCATTTTTCTATGA
- a CDS encoding DNA-directed RNA polymerase subunit K, whose amino-acid sequence MPAKKLTRFERARLIGARALQLSMGAKPMVKVSDSIDPIDIATMELKKNKIPIDINRG is encoded by the coding sequence ATGCCAGCAAAAAAACTCACAAGGTTTGAAAGGGCAAGATTAATAGGTGCAAGAGCTTTACAATTATCAATGGGAGCAAAACCCATGGTAAAAGTGTCAGATTCAATTGATCCAATAGACATTGCAACCATGGAACTTAAAAAGAATAAAATACCCATTGATATCAACAGAGGTTAA
- a CDS encoding DNA-directed RNA polymerase subunit D, with protein sequence MDITIRKKEDNQMVFVIEGVNVPFINAIRRICTVEVPTIAIETVEIVRNDAKIFDEALAHRMGLIPLTTDLESMVPPSECDCEDHCPRCSVSLLLKEKGPKTVYSKDLKSQDPQVKPVFDTIPILKLKEGEEVELEAIAQLGIGLEHAKWQPTTSCAYKYYPKITIDKEKCEECAKCADACPRGILEFDEKKNEVKILDIENCSMCKSCVNACESDAITVEGEEDKFIFRIETDGSLSPEEILIQACDILSEKADKIVDFCES encoded by the coding sequence ATGGATATAACTATACGAAAGAAGGAAGACAACCAGATGGTGTTTGTAATTGAAGGCGTTAACGTACCCTTCATAAATGCCATAAGAAGGATCTGCACAGTTGAAGTTCCCACAATAGCAATTGAAACAGTGGAAATTGTTAGAAATGATGCAAAAATATTTGATGAAGCATTAGCACATAGAATGGGATTAATACCTCTCACAACAGATCTTGAGTCAATGGTACCTCCATCAGAATGTGACTGTGAAGACCATTGTCCACGCTGCAGTGTTTCCTTACTTTTAAAGGAAAAAGGCCCAAAAACAGTTTATTCCAAAGACTTAAAATCACAGGACCCCCAGGTAAAACCAGTGTTTGACACAATCCCAATTCTTAAACTCAAGGAAGGAGAAGAAGTTGAACTTGAGGCAATAGCACAGCTGGGAATTGGACTTGAACATGCAAAATGGCAGCCAACAACATCCTGTGCATACAAGTACTATCCAAAGATAACAATCGACAAGGAAAAATGTGAAGAATGCGCCAAATGTGCAGATGCATGCCCAAGGGGAATACTCGAATTCGATGAGAAGAAAAACGAGGTAAAAATCCTGGACATAGAAAACTGCTCAATGTGCAAGTCATGCGTCAACGCATGTGAATCTGATGCAATCACAGTCGAAGGTGAAGAAGATAAATTCATATTCAGAATTGAAACAGACGGATCATTATCCCCTGAAGAAATTCTAATTCAAGCATGCGATATCCTATCAGAAAAAGCTGATAAAATCGTTGATTTCTGTGAATCCTAA
- a CDS encoding 50S ribosomal protein L18e produces MVKLTKTNPNLTALVASLKEKSYTEQVAIWKDVAKRLERPTRRQAEVNISDINRNTNPDEVIIVAGKVLGSGKLDHKVQVAALNFSQGAAEKIVTAGGECMDILDVVEKNPKGNGIKIME; encoded by the coding sequence ATGGTAAAACTTACAAAGACAAACCCAAACTTAACCGCTCTTGTGGCAAGTCTTAAAGAGAAATCATACACTGAACAAGTGGCAATCTGGAAAGATGTTGCAAAAAGACTCGAAAGACCAACAAGAAGACAGGCAGAGGTTAATATATCTGACATAAACAGGAACACCAACCCTGATGAGGTAATCATCGTGGCTGGAAAAGTACTGGGAAGCGGAAAACTTGACCACAAAGTACAGGTTGCAGCTTTAAACTTTTCACAGGGTGCAGCTGAAAAAATAGTAACAGCAGGCGGAGAATGCATGGACATCCTCGATGTTGTTGAGAAAAACCCTAAGGGAAATGGAATAAAAATAATGGAGTAA
- a CDS encoding 30S ribosomal protein S4, giving the protein MGHPRKARKKYDTPSHPWNADRIKAENKLVQKYGLKNKKEVWKAETTVKRYRRDARHLLGMETDQTAVEKEQLLAHLINAGILGEDGKLESILDLTVEDILRRRLQTMVHKKGLANTAKQARLFIIHGHIALNGKKVSSPSFMVKKGQEELLGFYPGSPMEKYHKEQEKTAEKAE; this is encoded by the coding sequence ATGGGACATCCAAGAAAAGCACGAAAAAAGTATGATACACCATCACACCCCTGGAATGCAGATCGTATAAAAGCAGAAAATAAGCTAGTTCAGAAGTATGGTCTTAAAAATAAAAAAGAAGTTTGGAAAGCAGAAACTACTGTTAAAAGGTACAGAAGGGATGCAAGACATCTTTTAGGTATGGAAACAGACCAGACAGCAGTTGAAAAGGAACAGCTTCTAGCCCACCTTATCAACGCTGGAATCTTAGGCGAAGATGGAAAACTCGAATCCATACTTGACCTCACAGTTGAAGATATCCTCCGAAGAAGACTCCAGACAATGGTTCACAAAAAAGGACTTGCAAACACTGCAAAACAGGCAAGACTCTTCATAATCCACGGCCACATAGCTTTAAACGGTAAAAAAGTTAGTTCACCAAGCTTCATGGTCAAAAAAGGACAAGAAGAACTTCTAGGATTCTACCCTGGATCACCAATGGAAAAGTACCATAAAGAACAGGAAAAAACTGCAGAGAAAGCAGAATAA
- a CDS encoding 30S ribosomal protein S9, which translates to MKKVIHTSGKRKTSIARGKVKEGKGRIRINKKPAELYDPELARLKIQEPIILAGELVDKVDIDVKVIGGGVMGQAEAARMVIAKGLVQWTGDMELKEKFTQYDRTMLVGDPRRSEPKKYGGPGARARNQKSYR; encoded by the coding sequence ATGAAGAAGGTAATTCACACAAGTGGAAAAAGGAAAACTTCCATTGCAAGGGGAAAGGTAAAAGAAGGAAAAGGCAGGATCAGAATAAACAAAAAACCTGCAGAACTCTACGACCCAGAACTTGCAAGACTCAAAATACAGGAACCCATCATATTAGCAGGTGAACTTGTAGACAAAGTAGACATAGACGTCAAAGTCATAGGCGGAGGCGTAATGGGCCAGGCAGAAGCTGCCAGAATGGTCATAGCCAAAGGCCTTGTACAGTGGACAGGTGACATGGAACTCAAAGAAAAATTCACACAATACGACAGAACCATGCTCGTTGGAGATCCACGCCGTTCAGAACCTAAAAAATACGGTGGACCTGGAGCAAGAGCAAGAAACCAGAAAAGTTACAGGTAA
- the eno gene encoding phosphopyruvate hydratase, giving the protein MDSIIEDIRVRKILDSRGNPTVEVDVVTWNGFGRAAAPSGASTGAREVVAFPEGGVDRIVSEVEDVISSELIGMDAEDLKEIDLVLKEIDGTENLAAIGGNTTVAVSMAVAKAAASSYSMPLYRFLGGNMPNEIPYPLGNMINGGAHAGTNAPDIQEFLVIPVGAKTITEAVFTNVQVHKKIRELIQAKDKSFTGGKGDEGGWAPNLTNEEALEIQFAACESVSEETGVLVKPSLDMAASELWDPATEEYVYDREGTRRSTGEQVDYVSEIIDKYGFFFVEDPIREGDFEGFAQLTKKAGKKAIICGDDIFVTNQEILAEGIEKGAGNAIIIKPNQIGTLTDTYNTIELARNNKYVPVVSHRSGETTDETIAHLAVAFSAPIIKTGAVGGERIAKLNELIRISEEMTDPEMADIAKYR; this is encoded by the coding sequence GTGGATAGTATTATTGAAGACATCCGTGTTAGAAAAATTTTAGACAGCAGAGGCAACCCCACAGTGGAAGTGGATGTTGTAACCTGGAACGGTTTCGGAAGAGCTGCAGCACCAAGCGGTGCAAGCACTGGAGCCAGAGAGGTAGTAGCATTCCCTGAAGGTGGAGTTGACAGGATAGTAAGTGAAGTTGAAGATGTGATCTCCTCTGAACTTATTGGAATGGATGCAGAAGATTTAAAAGAAATAGACCTTGTTTTAAAGGAAATTGATGGAACAGAGAACCTGGCAGCAATAGGAGGAAACACAACAGTTGCAGTTTCAATGGCAGTGGCCAAGGCAGCAGCATCCTCATACAGCATGCCCCTTTACAGGTTCCTCGGCGGCAACATGCCCAATGAGATCCCATACCCACTGGGAAACATGATAAACGGAGGAGCACACGCAGGAACAAACGCACCTGACATACAGGAATTCCTTGTAATACCAGTCGGTGCAAAGACAATCACAGAAGCAGTGTTCACTAACGTACAGGTGCACAAGAAGATCCGTGAACTCATACAGGCCAAGGACAAATCCTTCACAGGTGGAAAGGGAGATGAAGGTGGATGGGCACCAAACCTAACCAATGAAGAAGCCCTTGAAATACAGTTTGCAGCATGTGAATCAGTTTCAGAGGAAACAGGAGTGCTTGTAAAACCATCACTGGACATGGCAGCAAGCGAACTCTGGGACCCAGCCACTGAAGAGTACGTCTACGATAGGGAAGGTACAAGAAGAAGCACAGGCGAACAGGTGGACTACGTATCTGAAATCATTGACAAATATGGTTTCTTCTTTGTTGAAGACCCAATAAGGGAGGGAGACTTTGAGGGATTTGCACAGCTCACCAAAAAAGCAGGTAAAAAAGCCATAATCTGTGGTGATGATATATTTGTGACCAACCAGGAAATACTCGCTGAGGGAATTGAAAAGGGTGCTGGAAACGCTATTATAATTAAGCCAAACCAGATCGGAACACTCACAGACACCTACAACACAATTGAACTTGCAAGAAACAACAAGTACGTTCCAGTTGTATCCCACCGTTCAGGTGAAACAACCGATGAAACAATAGCACACCTGGCAGTTGCATTCTCAGCTCCAATCATAAAAACAGGAGCAGTGGGCGGAGAGCGTATAGCCAAGCTCAACGAACTCATCAGAATATCTGAGGAAATGACAGACCCTGAAATGGCAGACATAGCTAAATACAGGTAG
- a CDS encoding 30S ribosomal protein S13, which yields MEDDFKHMVRIARRDVNGNKTIENALADIKGVGRALSMAVCTAAGFDAEQKIGYLSDDEVIRIEEAVKNPQKYDIPEWMLNRRNDYETGKTEHLIESDLDMRLREDLNRMKKVRSYKGRRHEVGLPVRGQRTKSTFRKGKSVGVSRRRRG from the coding sequence ATGGAAGATGATTTTAAGCACATGGTCCGTATTGCCAGAAGGGACGTTAACGGTAACAAAACAATTGAAAACGCTCTTGCAGATATAAAGGGTGTTGGAAGGGCTCTCTCTATGGCAGTATGTACCGCAGCAGGTTTTGATGCAGAACAGAAAATAGGATACCTATCAGATGATGAGGTTATAAGGATCGAAGAAGCTGTGAAAAATCCACAGAAATACGACATACCAGAATGGATGTTAAACAGGCGTAACGACTACGAAACCGGTAAAACAGAACACCTCATAGAATCCGACCTTGACATGCGTTTAAGGGAAGATCTGAACAGGATGAAAAAGGTGAGAAGTTACAAAGGAAGAAGACACGAAGTCGGACTCCCAGTAAGAGGTCAGAGGACCAAATCCACCTTCAGGAAAGGAAAATCTGTTGGAGTTAGTAGGAGAAGAAGAGGATAA
- the rpsB gene encoding 30S ribosomal protein S2, protein MSELLIPLDKYLAAGLHIGTQQKTKDMERYIYRVRADGLYVLDVRKTNDRIMSVGKFLSKYDPDDILVVSTRQYGQAPVKKFGEMTGAKTIPGRFIPGTLTNPNYAKFIEPKVLVVTDPRSDSQAIIEARQVGIPVVALCDTENLLGNVDIVVPVNNKGRKAIALVYWLLARQVLRGNGTIPEDADLDIPPAEFELKI, encoded by the coding sequence TTGTCAGAACTATTAATTCCACTGGACAAATACTTAGCAGCAGGTTTACACATAGGTACACAGCAGAAAACAAAGGATATGGAACGCTACATTTACAGGGTAAGGGCAGACGGTCTTTACGTACTGGATGTAAGAAAGACAAACGACAGGATAATGTCCGTTGGTAAATTCCTATCAAAATACGACCCCGATGATATACTCGTTGTATCAACCAGACAGTACGGTCAGGCACCAGTTAAAAAATTCGGAGAAATGACAGGTGCAAAAACCATACCTGGAAGGTTCATACCAGGAACACTAACAAACCCTAACTACGCAAAATTCATAGAACCAAAGGTACTGGTTGTAACAGACCCAAGATCTGATTCCCAGGCAATCATTGAAGCAAGACAAGTTGGAATACCTGTAGTTGCACTCTGTGACACAGAAAACCTCCTTGGAAACGTGGACATAGTTGTTCCTGTGAACAACAAGGGAAGAAAAGCAATAGCACTCGTTTACTGGCTCCTTGCAAGACAGGTACTTCGTGGAAACGGAACCATCCCAGAAGACGCAGATCTGGACATTCCACCAGCAGAGTTTGAACTTAAAATATAA
- a CDS encoding 30S ribosomal protein S11: MAEKEKWGVANVYSSFNNTIITVTDITGAETITQWSGGKVVRADRQESSPFAAMEAATRAAEDVKEKGIIGLHIKVRAPGGNGPRTPGPGAQATIRAFARAGIRIGKIEDVTPIPHDGTGRPGGKRGRRV, from the coding sequence ATGGCAGAAAAAGAGAAATGGGGCGTAGCTAACGTTTACTCATCCTTTAACAACACCATAATAACTGTAACTGATATCACAGGTGCAGAGACCATAACTCAGTGGTCCGGTGGTAAGGTTGTACGTGCAGACAGGCAGGAATCCTCACCATTTGCAGCAATGGAAGCTGCAACACGTGCAGCAGAAGATGTTAAGGAAAAAGGAATAATAGGACTTCACATAAAAGTCAGAGCTCCTGGTGGAAACGGACCAAGAACCCCAGGACCTGGTGCACAGGCCACAATACGAGCATTTGCAAGGGCAGGTATCAGGATAGGTAAAATAGAAGATGTAACCCCAATACCCCACGATGGTACAGGAAGACCTGGAGGTAAAAGGGGAAGAAGAGTGTAA
- a CDS encoding 4Fe-4S dicluster domain-containing protein: MVKITIDYDKCDGADCAECVDVCPMEVLILDGEKVVIQNKEECSLCEVCMDVCPNEAVNVEE; the protein is encoded by the coding sequence ATGGTTAAAATAACAATAGACTACGATAAATGTGATGGTGCAGACTGTGCAGAATGTGTGGATGTCTGCCCAATGGAAGTTCTCATACTAGATGGTGAGAAAGTAGTAATCCAGAACAAGGAAGAATGCAGCTTATGTGAAGTATGCATGGATGTCTGCCCAAACGAAGCAGTTAACGTAGAGGAATAA
- a CDS encoding DNA-directed RNA polymerase subunit N yields the protein MIPVRCLSCGKVVSAYFDEYQKRTADGEDPKKVLDDLGITKYCCRRMLIAHVEVW from the coding sequence ATGATCCCTGTAAGATGTTTAAGCTGCGGAAAAGTTGTTTCTGCATACTTCGATGAGTATCAGAAACGCACTGCAGATGGGGAAGACCCAAAAAAAGTTCTTGACGATCTTGGAATCACCAAGTACTGTTGCAGAAGAATGTTAATAGCTCATGTAGAGGTGTGGTAA